A region of Aquarana catesbeiana isolate 2022-GZ linkage group LG08, ASM4218655v1, whole genome shotgun sequence DNA encodes the following proteins:
- the LOC141104906 gene encoding uncharacterized protein — MMDNQPPLTSPDGSSNGNPPERCPRPLYSWDSTQEDHTIPHHHQSGNLGDDNINVKEEYKEEDEEYGLMKNFSEGHRDMMEPPNIRNPPERCSRPLYSRDSTQEDHTISHYHQSGNLRDSKVEVKKEIKEEDYEVGVIEESESLKVYKDLYQDTMEESSSYRNPPERCPRPLYSRDSTQEDHSIPHCYKSGDPIDIEFEVKSEEEERYVRDDQQSMEEDGITGTFIEEDTPTEISIGGSLTLNPFLHPYCSLIGPE; from the exons atgatggacaatcagccgcccctcacatcaccgg atggatccagtaatgggaacccaccagagagatgtccccgtcctctgtattcctgggattctacacaggaagatcacaccatccctcaccatcatcag agtggaaaccttggggatgataatattaatgttaaagaagagtataaagaggaggatgaggagtatggattgATGAAAAACTTTTCAGAAGGACAcagggatatgatggagccacctaatatcaggaacccaccagagagatgttcccgtcctctgtattcccgggattccacacaggaagatcacaccatctctcactatcatcag agtggaaatctgagagattctaaagtcgaggttaaaaaagagataaaagaggaggattatGAGGTTGGGGTGATAGAGGAGTCTGAGTCTCTAAAAGTTTACaaggatctgtaccaggacaccatggaagagtcatccagctacagaaacccaccagagagatgtccccgtcctctgtattcccgggattccacacaggaagatcacagcatccctcactgttacaag agtggagatccaattgatatagaatttgaggttaaatcagaagaagaagagaggtatgtgagggatgatcagcagtctatggaggaggatggaataacggggacatttatagaggaggacactcctacagagatcagcataggtgggtcattaacactaaatccattcctccacccatactgctcactgattggtccagagtag